AAAGTGTAAGAAgtacataaatttattaaaaataaaatatttaagaaaaattaaaagtataaggCATGTATCcgtaataattttattcaagaagaatataaaagaaaatttaaattgttaaaaaactCGGTCCtaatctaataaaatatataattagtgtTTTTAGTCACACAGTTGATTTCCAGTTTGCCATAAATATATCTGAGttcttttttaggaaaaaaaatatctagTTTCTTTGTCGTTTAGATGAGCCAGACATTCAACCATCTTGTGTATGGCAAATCTCAATAGCAAGTTATCTCTTTGTTCACGAGACCAACGTTGGACGTCGTGCATTTATTTTGTATGAAACGCTACTATATAACTTCTGGGTTTTACTGGATCGAGCAAATAGCTATGGAAGATCTCTGTTACAGTATTACATTTTCTGTATTTGTCTGACTCCAATGCACTTCCATTTTATCCATTATTTGCTCTTGGgataaaagtttttataaaaagcAAGACCCTAGCTAGCTCCATAttacaccaaaacaaaaaaagcctTCCCTCATTCTTTCGATATGattgattatatatttacatccaaaaatttcaaacactcaattaatatttttttttcttatcatattacattatcaatcaaatcaattatttatttcttttttttctctctcaagttAAGGATGTcccaaaaacatttttcttttcaatataatactccctttattatttataagatttaaatttaaaataatatttgttattttttataaaatcaaattaaaagtattatttgcattaattattttttactagaAGTAttccttttaaaagaaaaaggaaaatgtattGTCAATctaatagaagagagagaagtattaatgacaatgatagttttttacaataaaaattataaatttaagataaatttattgttatcaaGTAAATTAaccatattttttaatcttgattGGATGTTATATATAGAAATAGAAGGAGTATATAGCCTTTTTCTGGACCAGGTAGATTAGAATCAGCCTCTACCTTTCAACATTGGAAAAATGAAGTGTGTTTGGTTATATGGTCGAAAGTATGATCTGATTTTAGTAAAGATACATATATTTGTTactataaagtaaaaaagaaactttTAACAGAAAATTAGTTTTTCCTTAAAACCTTGGTTTGAGGAGAAGTAATAAAAGTAGTTTTTGTATTGGATTGAAAAATTTACATTAAGTTAAGTTTTCGATCAAgataaaaacattcaaacaataaattatttattttaaaatcaattttgtaaaattaattttactaaaaatctATATTACAAATGTTCTGGCAAACATGCACATGCACAGCATTGAAAGCAGTGCTTGTTACTTTATATTCCTGAGAATCAGTCAATTTCTGTGAATGTTTTTACAAAACCTGTACCTGGCAGTATGATATTCCTAAGTGCACATTCTTGGAAATCTTTCTTaaaaccttgaaagaaatgccTCCTTGCAgtggaggattttttttttaaaatcaaatcaaatcaatatatTTGTTTCTATTCTAACCCTCttgtataaatgataaaattaaatattgcaagttttcctttgaaatgcagAAGCGATGGCCCACAACTCTTGTTCTCCTCATAACTCCTCCTCCAATAGATGAGGATGCACGTTGTAGGTACTGTTTTATTGGCCCTTTGTGCCTCATGTTGTCACTGCTTTTATTAGATTTTCTCCGCTTATATGATTTAAATAGAGATACAATACAATAGAGGTTAAACTCGATCGATTGGGTAAATTTCTATAAATCTTTTGCAGATATCCGTATGTAGAAAATCCACAGGGTCTTCCTGAAAGGACAAATGAAGCTGCCGGTGAGTATGCTAGAGCATGCATTGGTGTGGCTGGGGAATGTGGAATCCCTGTGGTTGATCTCTGGACCAAAATGCAACAGTACCCTGATTGGAATAAAGATTATCTATGGTCTCACAAAACTTTTAGCTTTATATATTTTCAAGCTTGCATCATATATACTTTTGCATCTTTTTATATACTCTTGCACCTATATTGACAATAGTTAccacttaaatttaaaatgctgACAAACATGATGGCTTTGTCCTGTAATATAACTGAATGTGTTTCGAATTGTTGTTACATCGTACCACAATTTTACGAGAGTATCGAGGTTTTCATTGCTGAATTGGTTTTTCAACTTTACATCTACTGTGTTCCTGCTATGTGTATGCTTCAGTTATGCCATAATTGCCAATTTGGTAGAGTTTGCATGGAAGAATATCATTCTTTGATGGGTATggtttgataaaaaatttaaagaccaCTGAACTAAAAATTTAGTTACTTTATGATGGTACAAACAATGTGATTTGGTTTTTCCTAGAATTTAGTTGTATAATATGGATAATTAATTAGTGCCTGCACTCATTTCTCTATATGCAATtgcctttaatttcttgctttatACAATTATGAATCGAAGAGTGTGTTGTGATTATATATTTGGTTTTGATATgaatttatgattttggttACTTAAATCCAGTGATGGTTTGCATCTCACGCAAAGCGGCAATCAAGTTGTTTTTGAGGAAGTAATTACAAAGCTGAGAGAAGaaggcttgaatctagaatctATACCAGTTGATCTCCCACTTATTGCTGATATTGACCCTAATGACCCACTGAAGTCATTTCTGCAGTAATAGAATGACAAATTACAAAAGGGGTACGTGCCTCTTCTTGGGGTTGTTGTGCTTTTGTCGTTATGGAAAGATATGTTAATACAGTATATTACCCCATAGTATTTGGATCGTCCTTTTGTTGTAGCTATTCTCTGAGGAAAACAATATGTTGGGTAATGTCTATTATTGGCCTGTCAAATGTTATTTCTGTAACAGTGTGTTTGGACGGGAAACTAATTATCTAGAGGATTTAAAATTCTCTCCCTAAATAATCTGTTTGAATGCTCCATtagaagaaatttaaaattttggcattttaaaatggaatttgtttttaactataaattgggaattttaatttctttcaaagaTGAAGGAATTCTAAAATTCCTAGTGGCTTTCAGAGAGGCGGAAGCTTGTTCGCTCTCGGAGTCGGAGGAGTCGCGTTGTTTGCACTCACTCTCACATGCTCAAAATGTCACATTGTCCACTTGCTCTCATAGATCCTAGCTCTTGGCCTCTCCTCCATTACCACGGTAGATCTATTCGATAGTGTTGACTTCTCAGATCTAATCAACATCGTCGTGGTTGCTGTAGCAATGCAGTCTTCGTTGTCGATCAAGCAATGACAGTGAGTTCTCATATCTATTTGATGCTGCCGTGGGATACTGTCTCTACGGCAACACAGTTGTTCAGTAATGTCTCTATAGAAATGCGGTCGTCATTGTCATCGATTGTTACTGTTGCTTGTTACGTGGAGGTTTGGCAAGGCTAAGACGTGGAGGGTGTGAGAGTGATCTGGTTTGTAGGTTTCTCAAGTCCAATGACGGGGCAGTGGAGTGGACTGGTGGTGAAGAGGACACTCCAAGGGATAGAGGGATAATTTGggaaaaataaagataacaaAGAATTCTTTATTCAAACAAGAAATTTTGACAATTGAAAGTAATtgaaatttctaaaatttaaaattttctagaaTTCCTAAATCTCtgatccaaacacactctaaaggaatttttaattttcttctttcttgaaTGTGAATGAACCAATATGAAAGTTTGTACGTAGAATGCTAGATATATACATTCTATGGCCTCAGAATTCACATGAATTAGAGCCATTTGGATATGGCATGGAGACAATAGTATAGTAAGTACTGGCAGGATATCTGAAGTCAGTTTTCTGGTTAAAGTTTAGCTAATTGATGAGGTCAAATAAGTCCTCATCAGCATGCCGGCATCATCTGGAATTTGTGATATGACAAAAAGAAAACCGTCTAAAGTTTGTTGTTAGATACACTCCAATAGCGACCAAAAAGAGACTGGCATCGATCCATCCGTATTGAGCTTCTGTGAATGTGGATTTCATAAACTTCAATTTCATGAGTTTATTAGTAGTCTTggataaaaatactttttttggtgaaaaaaaagtaaatacttAAAGCAAAACAATTACGGCtcattcattctttttttaagaaaataacatttataattaaaaaatatatgcatttaCAAAAGTTTATggtaattgataatttattaaaaattattttttaatattttatttgtaaattaaagaaagttgAACAAAATTACATCATCACGGTTTGTGGAGATTGTcacatttatttgtaaaagagagTACAGTTTAAGGAATAATTGGAATGAAACTAAAGTGTAAAGTATCTACTTGTAAAAGAAGTAAAGTTGAAGGagtatttattttccttatatGAAGACTTGGAGAAATGCTGATAAAACTGTAACAGttatattaatgtcatattacatacaatattttttttttaacttacagCAATACAATGATTTGTTAGAACTATTAGCATAGGTTCACccataagcttttttttttagggatAACCGTAAGCTTAGATTgtaagtaattttatttgtttattactaTTTAACTAGTCCTTAAATGTCATTAATAATCTTTCTAAGAAGAGTAATCtaccaaataaaattttggcAATTACAGGAAAAATCAATTGATCGCGCctacaaagaaaaatgataagaaTTAACTCTTGGTCTCTTACCATTATTACCATTCCAAATTGGCAGTCATTTGGACTGTACTTGGGACTCGGTAATTAtcacataattaaattcatgCATTGTCAAAAGAGAAGGCAAATTGGCATCTAAAGGCACATTGATTAATATAAGccagattaaaaaattaatgcataTAAAGCCAAGTAGCCAACTATCCAAATATCATATATGCTCAtgcatcatgcattcatcattcTTATTGTTTAGAcgataaaaaagtgaaaaaactgATGTGCCAAACTAACGTGGTTTCCACATATCATCATCCATCACTATGCTACACACGATTGCAAAgaacttttaatttttcctcTTGGACAAAAAGTTTTGTCGTTTGAAAAGTTTGACTAGACGCAATTTCGATTCTTTTGCATGACTTTTTGTTTGTATTGTCATGTTGTGAAGACTGAAGATACATTACAAATTCTTTAGCTCATTTTCCTTGGTGCAAAATGGgtaaaataaatttgacatgtaataaaaatattaaagttcgCATAAGTATGCAGGTTATTAAAGTGAAAACTCCAACTTTAATTAGAAAACAATACAATAACACCTAAGCAActgtatataatttttgttatgaCTTAAAATGTTTTTGGTTTCTCAAATATAgtcctattttatttttggtctctaaatttttttcttgaattttggttttgtaaaatttattttttttattttaatccttctaatatatatatatatttttattttagttcttataacatgtagataatttattttttatttttagtccctatcaaatattttttgaagaGACTAATTCATAATGAACAAatattatagggactaaaaccaaataatatatatatatatataaactaaaacaaaatattaataaaagagtTTTACAGGtaccaaaagtaaaataaaaacttttagagaccaaaaataaaatacattatattttaggaattaaagcAACACATAAAATTTTGTCTCGGGCTTGATCAATGATGCTTTGGGTCTGGGCCTTCAGGGGCAAGTCTTCCAGGCTTACGTGGGCTTTCTTGAAATTCCAAGAACCTGCTCCTCAGACTAGCATGGGCTCCATAACTTAAATCTTGGGCTGGAAAGCTCTTCAAACTAGTTGGAGTTCCGAGAGGACGGGATTTACAACTCGATAATGAGAGGAACACAAGAATAAGGCACAGCCAGAAGGAAGATTTCAGTTTCAGCATTTTCAATGCGAGCACTGACTGATCTTAAACCGTGTTAAGTAATATGATAAAATGTATTTATCTATGAGAATGTAAGAGCTGTGCAGAGGTACCAAGTATATATAGTGATTAGCGAGAGAGAAAGAATTTAATTAAGAGTTTGTATTACAATATTTTAGTCTCACTTGAGCAAAATTCCAAGTTCTCAAACTCATCAACTCAAATAATTTTCTTGCGTTCTCCTCCAGTAATGGAGCTGTTTGGTACTATGATGACTCGATGAATACTAGGACACGACACAACCGCATCACCAATTCGTCTGCGCTATAAAGGCAAATCTATGTTCTATTTTTCGTTTCCACAAATAGTAGTTGCACAATTTGAACAAGTAATTCACTTCTTCCTTCCTATTGGCTCGAAGCTGACACCTGCAGAGCTCGAAAAAGTTGCTATACTTTTGTCACATGTGACTAGTAAGTTGTGttagtttaattaaattcatgattaaaaaaattttaaggcaaaaatttaaaacttaactcaaactaatttatttgtaaaccgTTTGTGTTAGGTTAAcaagttaaattatttaatgttgtctgttcttttttaaaatataatattttttataactt
The nucleotide sequence above comes from Glycine soja cultivar W05 chromosome 11, ASM419377v2, whole genome shotgun sequence. Encoded proteins:
- the LOC114374654 gene encoding GDSL esterase/lipase At5g45920-like encodes the protein MTRPKIYLFGDSITEESFSVGGWGASLAHHFSRTADVVLRGYSGYNTRWALKVLERVFPASHGGDGGTGTAPIALSVFFGANDACVPDRCSAFQHVPLHEYKQNLHSIVSFFKKRWPTTLVLLITPPPIDEDARCRYPYVENPQGLPERTNEAAGEYARACIGVAGECGIPVVDLWTKMQQYPDWNKDYLCDGLHLTQSGNQVVFEEVITKLREEGLNLESIPVDLPLIADIDPNDPLKSFLQ